The Daucus carota subsp. sativus chromosome 2, DH1 v3.0, whole genome shotgun sequence genome includes a window with the following:
- the LOC108203718 gene encoding uncharacterized protein LOC108203718, with amino-acid sequence MEAPKTTREIQKLKGRLAALRRFISRSAEKALPFFEVLKGAKNFEWGPNCVRAFEDIKEYMMKAPLLMRPNPKETLQLYLAVSDRTLGAVLVKEHEKNQHLVFYVSHMLKDAETRYSNAEKFAYRLVMASGKLRQYFQGRTIQVVTDEPLKKILSRPEASGRVVAWFIELGEYDLEYIPRTAIKAQALADFMVECTFSGPKDLEPNEQLIRTPGKWKLFVDGSVAGSKCGAGLILSSPDGFEICQAIRFTFPLTNNEAEYEALLAGMGLARNLEVRHLRAFSDSMLVVKHFSGEYEQKELRTKAYATKVREQSLFFESFELSAISRENNSRADALFRLASAETQNLTGSIYLSAVKTPLIDKKACLGIHQVVNWMTPIRPLEKKEAQKIKYRAANYTLIGGRLFRRSVSQPLLRCLDPEKQILALEIVHEGICGEHLAGRSLAMKILRQGFFWPTLREDAASYSRKCQQCQLHSNVPKQPPEEMASVLSLIPFSIWAVDIVGILPTSTCQAKYCIVAIDYMTKWVEARPLSAITEQAAKKFFLEQIILRFGIPMGNGAIEAANKVIFQGIKKRLGEAKGLWAEELPWVLWAYRTTPRSSTGETPFRLAYGTDSLVPVEIGLESYRTQVFDPKTNEFGLRGNLDLLEEEREAAHQRNVRYQQQASQYYNLGVRKRSFKVGDMVLRDLATSMPTKQGKLMPN; translated from the exons ATGGAAGCCCCGAAAACTACTCGGGAAATTCAGAAGCTAAAGGGCCGTCTGGCAGCCCTTCGGAGATTCATTTCTCGGTCGGCAGAGAAAGCCCTTCCTTTCTTTGAAGTGTTGAAGGGGGCGAAAAATTTCGAATGGGGACCGAACTGTGTCAGGGCATTTGAGGACATTAAGGAATATATGATGAAAGCACCCCTGCTGATGAGGCCCAATCCGAAGGAAACTCTCCAGCTATATCTAGCAGTGAGCGACCGAACCTTGGGGGCAGTCCTGGTCAAAGAACACGAGAAGAACCAACATCTGGTCTTCTACGTGTCCCATATGTTGAAAGACGCAGAAACCCGGTACTCGAACGCGGAGAAGTTCGCATATAGGCTAGTTATGGCCTCCGGAAAATTGCGACAGTATTTCCAGGGACGAACGATACAAGTGGTCACCGACGAACCTCTGAAGAAGATTCTCAGCCGACCGGAGGCTTCGGGCAGAGTTGTTGCCTGGTTTATAGAGTTGGGGGAATATGACTTGGAATATATACCCCGAACCGCCATCAAGGCCCAGGCCCTGGCCGACTTCATGGTGGAATGCACATTCTCCGGGCCGAAAGATCTAGAGCCCAATGAACAGCTCATCAGGACTCCTGGAAAGTGGAAGCTATTTGTGGATGGATCGGTGGCGGGGTCTAAGTGCGGGGCTGGTCTGATTCTTTCTAGTCCCGATGGGTTCGAAATTTGTCAAGCCATCCGGTTCACATTTCCCCTGACCAATAATGAAGCCGAGTACGAAGCTCTTCTGGCTGGGATGGGTCTAGCCAGGAATCTTGAAGTCAGACACTTGAGGGCTTTTAGCGACTCCATGTTAGTGGTTAAGCACTTTTCGGGGGAATATGAGCAAAAGGAACTCCGAACGAAAGCTTATGCCACCAAGGTACGAGAACAGTCTTTGTTTTTTGAATCATTCGAATTGAGTGCCATCAGTCGGGAGAACAACAGCCGAGCCGATGCCCTTTTTCGCCTAGCTTCAGCCGAGACCCAGAACTTGACAGGGTCGATCTACTTGTCCGCAGTAAAAACGCCTTTGATCGACAAGAAAGCTTGCCTGGGAATACACCAAGTTGTTAATTGGATGACTCCGATCAGACCCTTAGAGAAGAAAGAAGCTCAGAAAATTAAGTATAGAGCAGCTAACTACACACTGATCGGGGGCCGACTTTTCAGACGATCAGTTTCTCAGCCACTGCTCCGATGCCTAGATCCCGAAAAACAGATCCTTGCCTTGGAAATAGTTCACGAAGGAATATGCGGCGAACACTTGGCAGGACGATCTCTGGCAATGAAAATACTCCGACAGGGATTCTTCTGGCCGACCTTAAGAGAAGATGCTGCCAGCTACTCCAGAAAATGCCAACAATGCCAACTCCATAGCAACGTCCCGAAGCAGCCACCAGAGGAAATGGCTTCAGTTCTCAGTCTGATACCATTCTCTATATGGGCCGTCGACATAGTGGGGATCCTACCGACTAGTACCTGTCAAGCTAAGTACTGCATTGTGGCCATTGACTACATGACAAAGTGGGTTGAAGCCCGACCACTTTCAGCCATAACCGAGCAGGCCGCCAAAAAGTTTTTCCTTGAGCAGATAATTCTAAGGTTTGGAATACCGATG GGAAATGGGGCGATCGAAGCAGCTAATAAGGTAATCTTTCAAGGCATCAAGAAGCGATTAGGAGAAGCCAAAGGGCTATGGGCCGAAGAACTTCCCTGGGTCCTCTGGGCATACAGAACCACGCCTCGGTCCTCGACCGGAGAAACACCCTTTCGGTTGGCTTACGGGACCGACTCACTTGTCCCAGTTGAGATCGGTCTTGAGTCTTACCGAACACAAGTCTTCGACCCCAAGACAAATGAGTTCGGCTTACGGGGCAACCTTGACCTccttgaagaagaaagagaagCAGCCCATCAAAGGAACGTCCGATACCAGCAGCAAGCATCTCAATACTACAATTTGGGCGTTCGGAAACGATCTTTTAAGGTTGGGGACATGGTTCTCCGCGACTTGGCAACTTCTATGCCAACAAAGCAAGGCAAGCTTATGCCGAATTGA